The Eretmochelys imbricata isolate rEreImb1 chromosome 19, rEreImb1.hap1, whole genome shotgun sequence genome contains a region encoding:
- the RLF gene encoding zinc finger protein Rlf isoform X6, with protein MKTLLKRELTLFWSKLQRRIDPSLDSFLERCRQFGIIAKTLQHLFFLIRVIQSEAEEAGLAVSILLCVRALQIRSNGNDEMKTSVCKTIACLLPVDLEVRRACQLTEFLLEPSLDGYNVLEELHLQPDQKFDEENALVPNSLRCELLLALKAYWPFDPEFWDWKTLKRHCLKLLGKDASDSEDDASCNDMSVNETDLLETLLSDCDETKEHKYYEGGKEATHQPKEKTRVKKPIGSSERYQRWLQYKFFCVLCKRECIEARILHHSKMHMEDGIYTCPVCTKKFKRKEFFVPHVMEHVKMPPSRTYRPKKKILLKKERSPQKTSTSRNPSASPEEKQQQPQSSEKDKSDIHEYVTFSQLENYHLQDRDIYPCPGTDCSRVFKQFKYLSVHLKAEHQNNDENAKHYLDMKNRREKCAFCRRHFMTSFHLQEHERVHCGPQPYMCVSMDCYARFGSVNELLNHKQMHEDLRYKCELNGCNIVFSDLGQLYHHEAQHFRDASYTCNFLGCKKFYYSKTEFQNHLVMHNITLSNGEVKETSVKLEEPISKDSCSYLPESQLVDQADNFSPYENLTLSVGSTSSQEILQIKEEAVSDNDETDSESNCSVYFGSHRTTTVVTKKQASPLIETITQNQTIPGSLISQQGVFHPSGLKQQCSHVAVCFDGKKITCGFEGCSSTYKNARGMQKHLRRVHPYHFKHKKKMGIKAKDIFNLINDSQNSKTTGDLSADLRHNSDTNTDSPESLYCNTNSKRKNCLKEEICSSPETSFYEGSTVPNTEDAMLELLLGLKHLSLKSNFTANSSTLTHKPFLGSLQSYPSNDAKCPQSVVNETTSELHFQDQQDNLPTQYLTQLAAKPFFCERQGCKYEFVTREALLMHYVKKHNYSKEKVLQLNMFQHRYSPFKCHICQRSFTRKTHLRIHYRNKHQIGNEKITHKLFANEKCEHIGACAEGKLKNNAVSTPGFCTNRDEEHTEQTEQSAEQLCHPKKEECSSETDLESSEDTDSNVTGKPSKISSLNSHREELEAREGRGSKRTVAKGNLCYILHKYHKPFHCIHKSCNSAFTNQKGLIRHYRTVHQYNKEQLCLEKDKARTKRELVKCKKIFACKYKECSKRFLCSKALAKHCSDFHNLDQLEDQKVLSEMESARFRCNQPQCPAVFHTFNKLKHHLIEQHANEEELNKDFEIHCDLNGCDRIFTNYSHYSQHVYFRHSEYYGSLLGKHKKEQDNLLNDKNEQDCLKDQYDINENEKQIKEKSKKIGKNKEKHLIHFKTKEEALKMCREKSNQTQYPCMVQGCLSVVKLESSIVRHYKRTHQMTNMYIEQQTEKLVVCVKSGTMVKKEPSSETELSLNKEEPREFKKENTMHTDNLHENGKHRVPNTAYDHQDTGNENQNRSAANNVVFDTGAFLYSGTLKYNHSSKTSCFEECSITEPLCKTEGLPESRENSSYFNSLPLQLPREKETEGWQHSNQNAKKNSLHPTRNKVQKHSLSRPFDLKAYKPMGFESSFLKFIQESEEKDDDDDDEWESPEQFQIGGVLQKDRDLQRSVIVDNFVCENTEVSIPQNHGPAVHGQLTEMQPLLSTESTSIPSLENLRAILDKALTDCGDLALKQLHYLRPVVVLERSRFSTPLIGLFPTKKSDELCVGST; from the coding sequence GCAGAAGAAGCAGGTCTTGCTGTGTCTATTTTGTTATGTGTGAGAGCGCTTCAGATCAGATCAAATGGAAATGATGAAATGAAGACATCTGTATGTAAAACAATTGCATGCCTTTTACCAGTGGATCTTGAAGTTAGAAGAGCATGTCAGCTCACTGAGTTTTTGCTCGAGCCAAGTTTGGATGGATACAATGTGCTGGAAGAATTGCATTTGCAACCAGATCAGAAATTTGATGAAGAAAATGCACTGGTTCCCAACTCACTACGTTGTGAGCTTCTGTTAGCTTTAAAAGCGTATTGGCCATTTGATCCTGAATTTTGGGACTGGAAGACTTTAAAACGGCATTGTCTTAAACTCTTAGGGAAAGACGCTTCTGATTCTGAAGACGATGCAAGTTGTAATGATATGTCAGTCAATGAAACTGACTTGTTAGAAACTCTTTTGAGTGATTGTGATGAGACTAAAGAACATAAATACTATGAAGGAGGAAAAGAGGCAACACATCAACCTAAGGAGAAAACAAGAGTGAAAAAGCCAATCGGATCTTCTGAAAGATACCAGAGATGGCTCCAATACAAATTCTTCTGTGTGTTATGCAAAAGGGAATGTATAGAGGCTAGAATACTACATCATTCTAAGATGCACATGGAAGATGGTATTTATACATGCCCAGTGTGTACAAAAAAGTTCAAGAGAAAGGAATTTTTTGTACCACATGTAATGGAGCATGTTAAAATGCCACCTAGTAGAACATacagaccaaaaaagaaaatactgttGAAAAAAGAGAGATCACCACAAAAGACTAGTACATCCAGAAACCCTTCTGCATCaccagaggaaaagcagcagcaacCACAATCATCTGAAAAAGACAAAAGTGACATACATGAATATGTCACATTTAGCCAATTAGAAAATTACCATCTGCAAGACAGAGACATATATCCATGTCCTGGCACAGACTGCTCTAGAGTATTTaagcaatttaaatatttaagtgTACATCTAAAGGCTGAACATCAAAACAATGATGAAAATGCAAAACACTACTTGGATATGAAAAACAGAAGAGAGAAGTGTGCTTTTTGCCGACGTCACTTCATGACATCCTTTCATCTGCAGGAGCACGAACGAGTGCATTGTGGTCCTCAGCCTTACATGTGTGTGTCTATGGATTGTTATGCTAGATTTGGGTCTGTTAATGAATTATTAAATCACAAACAAATGCATGAAGATCTACGTTATAAGTGTGAATTAAATGGCTGCAACATAGTTTTCAGTGACTTGGGGCAGCTTTACCACCATGAAGCTCAGCATTTTAGGGATGCATCATACACATGTAACTTTCTTGGTTGCAAAAAGTTCTATTATTCAAAAACAGAATTTCAGAATCACCTTGTAATGCATAATATTACATTATCAAATGGAGAAGTGAAGGAGACATCAGTTAAACTTGAAGAGCCTATTTCAAAAGACAGTTGCAGTTATCTTCCTGAGTCTCAACTGGTTGATCAAGCAGATAATTTTAGTCCATATGAAAATCTTACTTTGTCTGTGGGCTCAACAAGTTCTCAAGAAATCCTACAGATTAAGGAAGAAGCTGTCTCTGACAATGACGAAACTGATAGCGAAAGCAACTGTAGTGTTTATTTTGGGAGCCACAGAACCACTACTGTAGTAACCAAAAAGCAGGCATCCCCTTTGATAGAAACAATAACTCAGAATCAAACAATTCCTGGTAGCCTAATATCCCAACAGGGAGTCTTTCACCCTTCTGGTTTAAAACAACAATGCTCCCATGTGGCAGTTTGTTTTGATGGGAAAAAAATTACCTGTGGTTTTGAAGGATGTAGTTCAACATACAAAAATGCCAGAGGTATGCAAAAACATCTTCGAAGGGTTCATCCATACCATTTCAAACATAaaaaaaagatggggatcaaAGCTAAAGATATTTTTAATCTAATCAATGATAGTCAAAACAGCAAAACTACTGGAGATCTTAGTGCAGATCTTAGGCATAATTCGGATACAAATACTGACTCTCCAGAAAGTCTGTATTGTAATACAAATTCTAAAAGAAAAAATTGTCTCAAGGAAGAAATTTGTTCTTCCCCAGAAACTTCCTTTTATGAAGGTTCTACGGTGCCAAATACTGAAGATGCCATGTTGGAACTTCTGTTGGGCTTGAAACATTTAAGTTTAAAGTCTAACTTTACTGCAAATTCTTCCACTTTAACACACAAGCCTTTTTTAGGGTCATTACAGTCATATCCATCAAATGATGCCAAGTGTCCTCAATCAGTTGTCAATGAAACTACCTCAGAACTTCATTTTCAAGATCAACAAGACAACTTACCTACACAGTATCTCACTCAACTGGCAGCTAAACCATTTTTCTGTGAACGTCAAGGCTGTAAATATGAGTTTGTGACCAGAGAAGCTCTCTTAATGCATTATGTTAAAAAACATAATTATTCCAAGGAAAAAGTTCTTCAGTTAAATATGTTTCAACATCGGTATTCACCATTTAAATGCCATATTTGTCAAAGATCATTTACAAGAAAAACACACCTTAGAATTCATTATAGAAACAAACATCAAATTGGCAATGAGAAGATAACTCACAAGCTGTTTGCTAATGAAAAATGTGAGCACATAGGTGCATGTGCAGAGGGCAAGCTAAAAAATAATGCAGTTTCAACGCCTGGTTTCTGTACTAATAGAGATGAAGAGCATACTGAACAAACTGAGCAATCTGCTGAGCAGCTGTGTCACCCGAAGAAGGAAGAGTGTAGTTCTGAAACTGATTTGGAATCCAGTGAAGACACAGATAGTAATGTAACTGGAAAACCCTCTAAAATATCCTCACTAAACAGCCACAGGGAAGAATTGGAAGCAAGAGAGGGGAGAGGAAGTAAAAGAACAGTTGCCAAAGGAAATTTATGTTATATATTGCATAAGTACCACAAACCATTCCATTGTATTCATAAAAGTTGCAACTCTGCCTTTACCAATCAGAAAGGCTTGATTCGTCACTATAGAACTGTACATCAGTATAACAAAGAACAGCTTTGTTTAGAAAAAGACAAAGCAAGAACAAAAAGGGAACTTgtcaaatgtaaaaaaatatttgcatgcaAATACAAAGAATGTAGTAAACGCTTTTTATGTTCTAAGGCTCTTGCTAAGCATTGCAGTGACTTTCATAACCTTGATCAGTTAGAGGATCAAAAAGTGCTTTCTGAAATGGAATCTGCAAGATTTCGATGTAACCAGCCTCAATGTCCTGCTGTATTTCATACTTTTAACAAGCTAAAGCATCACTTGATAGAACAGCATGCTAATGAAGAAGAACTAAACAAAGACTTTGAAATTCATTGTGACCTTAATGGCTGTGATAGGATTTTTACAAATTACAGCCATTACTCTCAACATGTATATTTCCGCCATAGTGAATATTATGGTAGTCTCCTTGGAAAACATAAAAAGGAGCAGGATAATCTGCttaatgataaaaatgaacaAGACTGTTTGAAAGATCAGTATGATATAAATGAGAATGAGAAGCAGATAAAAGAAAAATCTAAGAAAATtggcaaaaataaagaaaaacatttgattcattttaaaacaaaggagGAAGCCCTGAAAATGTGCAGAGAGAAATCTAACCAGACTCAGTACCCTTGCATGGTTCAAGGGTGTCTATCTGTAGTAAAATTGGAAAGCAGTATTGTGAGGCATTATAAACGCACACATCAGATGACCAATATGTATATAGAACAACAGACTGAGAAACTGGTAGTTTGTGTTAAAAGTGGTACAATGGTTAAAAAGGAACCCTCTTCGGAAACAGAACTATCGTTAAATAAAGAGGAACCCAGagagtttaaaaaggaaaatacaatGCACACAGACAACCTGCATGAAAATGGAAAACATCGTGTACCAAACACTGCTTATGATCATCAAGATACTGGCAATGAAAATCAAAATAGGAGTGCAGCAAATAATGTGGTTTTTGACACGGGTGCTTTTTTGTATTCAGGCACTTTAAAATATAACCATAGTTCAAAAACCAGTTGTTTTGAAGAATGTAGTATAACGGAGCCTTTGTGTAAAACTGAAGGTTTACCTGAAAGTAGAGAAAACAGTTCTTATTTTAACAGTTTACCTTTGCAGTTACCAAGGGAGAAAGAGACAGAAGGCTGGCAACACAGCAATCAGAATGCTAAAAAAAATTCACTCCACCCCACAAGAAACAAGGTTCAGAAGCATTCATTGTCCAGACCATTTGATTTAAAGGCATATAAACCAATGGGATTTGAATCCTCATTTCTAAAATTTATTCAGGAAAGTGAGgaaaaagatgatgatgatgatgatgaatggGAGTCCCCAGAACAATTTCAAATAGGTGGTGTCTTACAAAAAGATAGAGACTTACAAAGGAGTGTGATAGTAGACAACTTTGTGTGTGAAAACACAGAAGTAAGCATACCCCAAAATCATGGACCTGCAGTGCATGGGCAGTTAACAGAAATGCAGCCTTTATTATCAACAGAGTCGACATCTATCCCTTCTTTAGAAAACTTGAGGGCCATATTGGACAAGGCACTAACAGACTGTGGAGACCTTGCCTTAAAACAACTCCATTACTTACGACCAGTAGTTGTCCTTGAAAGATCCAGATTTTCCACACCCCTTATAGGCTTATTTCCAACAAAAAAGTCAGATGAACTTTGTGTAGGAAGTACATAA
- the RLF gene encoding zinc finger protein Rlf isoform X5 → MRLFSSTDGPSTLKNSPLTGPLLWMWWELTLFWSKLQRRIDPSLDSFLERCRQFGIIAKTLQHLFFLIRVIQSEAEEAGLAVSILLCVRALQIRSNGNDEMKTSVCKTIACLLPVDLEVRRACQLTEFLLEPSLDGYNVLEELHLQPDQKFDEENALVPNSLRCELLLALKAYWPFDPEFWDWKTLKRHCLKLLGKDASDSEDDASCNDMSVNETDLLETLLSDCDETKEHKYYEGGKEATHQPKEKTRVKKPIGSSERYQRWLQYKFFCVLCKRECIEARILHHSKMHMEDGIYTCPVCTKKFKRKEFFVPHVMEHVKMPPSRTYRPKKKILLKKERSPQKTSTSRNPSASPEEKQQQPQSSEKDKSDIHEYVTFSQLENYHLQDRDIYPCPGTDCSRVFKQFKYLSVHLKAEHQNNDENAKHYLDMKNRREKCAFCRRHFMTSFHLQEHERVHCGPQPYMCVSMDCYARFGSVNELLNHKQMHEDLRYKCELNGCNIVFSDLGQLYHHEAQHFRDASYTCNFLGCKKFYYSKTEFQNHLVMHNITLSNGEVKETSVKLEEPISKDSCSYLPESQLVDQADNFSPYENLTLSVGSTSSQEILQIKEEAVSDNDETDSESNCSVYFGSHRTTTVVTKKQASPLIETITQNQTIPGSLISQQGVFHPSGLKQQCSHVAVCFDGKKITCGFEGCSSTYKNARGMQKHLRRVHPYHFKHKKKMGIKAKDIFNLINDSQNSKTTGDLSADLRHNSDTNTDSPESLYCNTNSKRKNCLKEEICSSPETSFYEGSTVPNTEDAMLELLLGLKHLSLKSNFTANSSTLTHKPFLGSLQSYPSNDAKCPQSVVNETTSELHFQDQQDNLPTQYLTQLAAKPFFCERQGCKYEFVTREALLMHYVKKHNYSKEKVLQLNMFQHRYSPFKCHICQRSFTRKTHLRIHYRNKHQIGNEKITHKLFANEKCEHIGACAEGKLKNNAVSTPGFCTNRDEEHTEQTEQSAEQLCHPKKEECSSETDLESSEDTDSNVTGKPSKISSLNSHREELEAREGRGSKRTVAKGNLCYILHKYHKPFHCIHKSCNSAFTNQKGLIRHYRTVHQYNKEQLCLEKDKARTKRELVKCKKIFACKYKECSKRFLCSKALAKHCSDFHNLDQLEDQKVLSEMESARFRCNQPQCPAVFHTFNKLKHHLIEQHANEEELNKDFEIHCDLNGCDRIFTNYSHYSQHVYFRHSEYYGSLLGKHKKEQDNLLNDKNEQDCLKDQYDINENEKQIKEKSKKIGKNKEKHLIHFKTKEEALKMCREKSNQTQYPCMVQGCLSVVKLESSIVRHYKRTHQMTNMYIEQQTEKLVVCVKSGTMVKKEPSSETELSLNKEEPREFKKENTMHTDNLHENGKHRVPNTAYDHQDTGNENQNRSAANNVVFDTGAFLYSGTLKYNHSSKTSCFEECSITEPLCKTEGLPESRENSSYFNSLPLQLPREKETEGWQHSNQNAKKNSLHPTRNKVQKHSLSRPFDLKAYKPMGFESSFLKFIQESEEKDDDDDDEWESPEQFQIGGVLQKDRDLQRSVIVDNFVCENTEVSIPQNHGPAVHGQLTEMQPLLSTESTSIPSLENLRAILDKALTDCGDLALKQLHYLRPVVVLERSRFSTPLIGLFPTKKSDELCVGST, encoded by the coding sequence GCAGAAGAAGCAGGTCTTGCTGTGTCTATTTTGTTATGTGTGAGAGCGCTTCAGATCAGATCAAATGGAAATGATGAAATGAAGACATCTGTATGTAAAACAATTGCATGCCTTTTACCAGTGGATCTTGAAGTTAGAAGAGCATGTCAGCTCACTGAGTTTTTGCTCGAGCCAAGTTTGGATGGATACAATGTGCTGGAAGAATTGCATTTGCAACCAGATCAGAAATTTGATGAAGAAAATGCACTGGTTCCCAACTCACTACGTTGTGAGCTTCTGTTAGCTTTAAAAGCGTATTGGCCATTTGATCCTGAATTTTGGGACTGGAAGACTTTAAAACGGCATTGTCTTAAACTCTTAGGGAAAGACGCTTCTGATTCTGAAGACGATGCAAGTTGTAATGATATGTCAGTCAATGAAACTGACTTGTTAGAAACTCTTTTGAGTGATTGTGATGAGACTAAAGAACATAAATACTATGAAGGAGGAAAAGAGGCAACACATCAACCTAAGGAGAAAACAAGAGTGAAAAAGCCAATCGGATCTTCTGAAAGATACCAGAGATGGCTCCAATACAAATTCTTCTGTGTGTTATGCAAAAGGGAATGTATAGAGGCTAGAATACTACATCATTCTAAGATGCACATGGAAGATGGTATTTATACATGCCCAGTGTGTACAAAAAAGTTCAAGAGAAAGGAATTTTTTGTACCACATGTAATGGAGCATGTTAAAATGCCACCTAGTAGAACATacagaccaaaaaagaaaatactgttGAAAAAAGAGAGATCACCACAAAAGACTAGTACATCCAGAAACCCTTCTGCATCaccagaggaaaagcagcagcaacCACAATCATCTGAAAAAGACAAAAGTGACATACATGAATATGTCACATTTAGCCAATTAGAAAATTACCATCTGCAAGACAGAGACATATATCCATGTCCTGGCACAGACTGCTCTAGAGTATTTaagcaatttaaatatttaagtgTACATCTAAAGGCTGAACATCAAAACAATGATGAAAATGCAAAACACTACTTGGATATGAAAAACAGAAGAGAGAAGTGTGCTTTTTGCCGACGTCACTTCATGACATCCTTTCATCTGCAGGAGCACGAACGAGTGCATTGTGGTCCTCAGCCTTACATGTGTGTGTCTATGGATTGTTATGCTAGATTTGGGTCTGTTAATGAATTATTAAATCACAAACAAATGCATGAAGATCTACGTTATAAGTGTGAATTAAATGGCTGCAACATAGTTTTCAGTGACTTGGGGCAGCTTTACCACCATGAAGCTCAGCATTTTAGGGATGCATCATACACATGTAACTTTCTTGGTTGCAAAAAGTTCTATTATTCAAAAACAGAATTTCAGAATCACCTTGTAATGCATAATATTACATTATCAAATGGAGAAGTGAAGGAGACATCAGTTAAACTTGAAGAGCCTATTTCAAAAGACAGTTGCAGTTATCTTCCTGAGTCTCAACTGGTTGATCAAGCAGATAATTTTAGTCCATATGAAAATCTTACTTTGTCTGTGGGCTCAACAAGTTCTCAAGAAATCCTACAGATTAAGGAAGAAGCTGTCTCTGACAATGACGAAACTGATAGCGAAAGCAACTGTAGTGTTTATTTTGGGAGCCACAGAACCACTACTGTAGTAACCAAAAAGCAGGCATCCCCTTTGATAGAAACAATAACTCAGAATCAAACAATTCCTGGTAGCCTAATATCCCAACAGGGAGTCTTTCACCCTTCTGGTTTAAAACAACAATGCTCCCATGTGGCAGTTTGTTTTGATGGGAAAAAAATTACCTGTGGTTTTGAAGGATGTAGTTCAACATACAAAAATGCCAGAGGTATGCAAAAACATCTTCGAAGGGTTCATCCATACCATTTCAAACATAaaaaaaagatggggatcaaAGCTAAAGATATTTTTAATCTAATCAATGATAGTCAAAACAGCAAAACTACTGGAGATCTTAGTGCAGATCTTAGGCATAATTCGGATACAAATACTGACTCTCCAGAAAGTCTGTATTGTAATACAAATTCTAAAAGAAAAAATTGTCTCAAGGAAGAAATTTGTTCTTCCCCAGAAACTTCCTTTTATGAAGGTTCTACGGTGCCAAATACTGAAGATGCCATGTTGGAACTTCTGTTGGGCTTGAAACATTTAAGTTTAAAGTCTAACTTTACTGCAAATTCTTCCACTTTAACACACAAGCCTTTTTTAGGGTCATTACAGTCATATCCATCAAATGATGCCAAGTGTCCTCAATCAGTTGTCAATGAAACTACCTCAGAACTTCATTTTCAAGATCAACAAGACAACTTACCTACACAGTATCTCACTCAACTGGCAGCTAAACCATTTTTCTGTGAACGTCAAGGCTGTAAATATGAGTTTGTGACCAGAGAAGCTCTCTTAATGCATTATGTTAAAAAACATAATTATTCCAAGGAAAAAGTTCTTCAGTTAAATATGTTTCAACATCGGTATTCACCATTTAAATGCCATATTTGTCAAAGATCATTTACAAGAAAAACACACCTTAGAATTCATTATAGAAACAAACATCAAATTGGCAATGAGAAGATAACTCACAAGCTGTTTGCTAATGAAAAATGTGAGCACATAGGTGCATGTGCAGAGGGCAAGCTAAAAAATAATGCAGTTTCAACGCCTGGTTTCTGTACTAATAGAGATGAAGAGCATACTGAACAAACTGAGCAATCTGCTGAGCAGCTGTGTCACCCGAAGAAGGAAGAGTGTAGTTCTGAAACTGATTTGGAATCCAGTGAAGACACAGATAGTAATGTAACTGGAAAACCCTCTAAAATATCCTCACTAAACAGCCACAGGGAAGAATTGGAAGCAAGAGAGGGGAGAGGAAGTAAAAGAACAGTTGCCAAAGGAAATTTATGTTATATATTGCATAAGTACCACAAACCATTCCATTGTATTCATAAAAGTTGCAACTCTGCCTTTACCAATCAGAAAGGCTTGATTCGTCACTATAGAACTGTACATCAGTATAACAAAGAACAGCTTTGTTTAGAAAAAGACAAAGCAAGAACAAAAAGGGAACTTgtcaaatgtaaaaaaatatttgcatgcaAATACAAAGAATGTAGTAAACGCTTTTTATGTTCTAAGGCTCTTGCTAAGCATTGCAGTGACTTTCATAACCTTGATCAGTTAGAGGATCAAAAAGTGCTTTCTGAAATGGAATCTGCAAGATTTCGATGTAACCAGCCTCAATGTCCTGCTGTATTTCATACTTTTAACAAGCTAAAGCATCACTTGATAGAACAGCATGCTAATGAAGAAGAACTAAACAAAGACTTTGAAATTCATTGTGACCTTAATGGCTGTGATAGGATTTTTACAAATTACAGCCATTACTCTCAACATGTATATTTCCGCCATAGTGAATATTATGGTAGTCTCCTTGGAAAACATAAAAAGGAGCAGGATAATCTGCttaatgataaaaatgaacaAGACTGTTTGAAAGATCAGTATGATATAAATGAGAATGAGAAGCAGATAAAAGAAAAATCTAAGAAAATtggcaaaaataaagaaaaacatttgattcattttaaaacaaaggagGAAGCCCTGAAAATGTGCAGAGAGAAATCTAACCAGACTCAGTACCCTTGCATGGTTCAAGGGTGTCTATCTGTAGTAAAATTGGAAAGCAGTATTGTGAGGCATTATAAACGCACACATCAGATGACCAATATGTATATAGAACAACAGACTGAGAAACTGGTAGTTTGTGTTAAAAGTGGTACAATGGTTAAAAAGGAACCCTCTTCGGAAACAGAACTATCGTTAAATAAAGAGGAACCCAGagagtttaaaaaggaaaatacaatGCACACAGACAACCTGCATGAAAATGGAAAACATCGTGTACCAAACACTGCTTATGATCATCAAGATACTGGCAATGAAAATCAAAATAGGAGTGCAGCAAATAATGTGGTTTTTGACACGGGTGCTTTTTTGTATTCAGGCACTTTAAAATATAACCATAGTTCAAAAACCAGTTGTTTTGAAGAATGTAGTATAACGGAGCCTTTGTGTAAAACTGAAGGTTTACCTGAAAGTAGAGAAAACAGTTCTTATTTTAACAGTTTACCTTTGCAGTTACCAAGGGAGAAAGAGACAGAAGGCTGGCAACACAGCAATCAGAATGCTAAAAAAAATTCACTCCACCCCACAAGAAACAAGGTTCAGAAGCATTCATTGTCCAGACCATTTGATTTAAAGGCATATAAACCAATGGGATTTGAATCCTCATTTCTAAAATTTATTCAGGAAAGTGAGgaaaaagatgatgatgatgatgatgaatggGAGTCCCCAGAACAATTTCAAATAGGTGGTGTCTTACAAAAAGATAGAGACTTACAAAGGAGTGTGATAGTAGACAACTTTGTGTGTGAAAACACAGAAGTAAGCATACCCCAAAATCATGGACCTGCAGTGCATGGGCAGTTAACAGAAATGCAGCCTTTATTATCAACAGAGTCGACATCTATCCCTTCTTTAGAAAACTTGAGGGCCATATTGGACAAGGCACTAACAGACTGTGGAGACCTTGCCTTAAAACAACTCCATTACTTACGACCAGTAGTTGTCCTTGAAAGATCCAGATTTTCCACACCCCTTATAGGCTTATTTCCAACAAAAAAGTCAGATGAACTTTGTGTAGGAAGTACATAA